In the Purpureocillium takamizusanense chromosome 5, complete sequence genome, one interval contains:
- the ELC1 gene encoding elongin C (COG:K~BUSCO:EOG09265QTV~EggNog:ENOG503P56T) — MATTMQALAPPSKYVTLVSADGFEFVVLREATMVSPILKGMLDPRSQFAEAKNARCVFQEISGMVLDKVVEYFHYWYKYRDSEEVPDLDIPVELCLELLAAADYLGLDQANMSMK, encoded by the exons atggcgacgacgatgcaggccctggcgccgcccagcaagTACGTCACGCTCGTCTCGGCTGATGGCTTCGAGTTCGTCGTGTTGCGCGAGGCGACCATGGTGAGCCCGATCCTCAAGGGCATGCTCGACCCGAGGA GTCAattcgccgaggccaagaacgCGCGTTGTGTCTTTCAAGAGATAAG CGGCATGGTGCTTGACAAAGTGGTCGAGTACTTCCACTACTGGTACAAGTACCGCGACAGCGAAGAGGTGCCAGATCTGGACATCCCTGTCGAGCTGTGCCTCGAGCTGCTAGCGGCGGCCGACTACCTTGGCTTGGACCA AGCCAACATGAGCATGAAGTAA
- a CDS encoding uncharacterized protein (SECRETED:SignalP(1-20~SECRETED:cutsite=VSG-RI~SECRETED:prob=0.8318)) — MKPSLSAVVYILFAAESVSGRILKRRYYKRNNEEYWAMDGTCDAKTNMCSYRKTCHGGTEFCQFPGERWEKLHFDAKTYHKPCFDGPKERCYRTGDYCNGHGEKHAQTCT, encoded by the exons ATGAAGCCCAGTCTCAGCGCCGTCGTGTACATCCTGTTCGCCGCAGAATCGGTCTCTGGCCGAATCCTCAAGAGGCGATATTACAAGAGGAATAACGAGGAGTATTGGGCTATGGATGGT ACTTGCGACGCCAAGACCAACATGTGCTCGTACAGAAAGACGTGCCACGGCGGTACAGAGTTTTGCCAATTCCCGGGCGAGCGCTGGGAAAAATTGCACTTTGACGCCAAAACATATCATAAGCCTTGTTTTGATGGCCCAAAGGAGAGG TGCTACCGGACTGGCGACTATTGCAACGGCCACGGGGAGAAGCATGCGCAGACTTGCACGTAG
- a CDS encoding uncharacterized protein (COG:H~EggNog:ENOG503PCPQ), whose product MQHETCLLLLEGKLGLAPVVEPKYVLDVATGTGIWAVEYAERHPESVVVGSDLSCIQQASRPPNCSFVQHDVERDSWELFGRMFDYIHMRFVITCFDDTQVVLRRCFDNLRPDGYIEIFDVSHDPIDFDGSARGSTFERWTHEIRRAALKRGRDLTEAKQYPAWCRDAGFVDVTEELIPVPCGPWAKDPRLKAIGRRWMVTWTGVLSALSKLFASEGLVQDGIEGLQEEAMRECLDPNIHLGFVLRVTYGRKPA is encoded by the exons ATGCAACATGAAACCTGCCTGCTCTTGCTCGAAGGAAAGTTGGGCCTCGCTCCCGTGGTCGAGCCCAAGTACGTGCTCGATGTGGCGACTGGGACCGGTATCTGGGCCGTCGAGTACG CTGAGAGGCATCCCgagagcgtcgtcgtcggcagtgACCTCAGCTGCATCCAGCAGgcctctcgcccgcccaacTGCTCCTTCGTGCAGCATGACGTAGAGCGCGACTCATGGGAATTGTTTGGCCGCATGTTTGACTATATACACATGCGCTTCGTCATCACCTGCTTTGACGACACCCAGGTGGTTCTGCGCCGCTGCTTTGACAATCTTCGCCCCGACGGCTACATTGAGATTTTTGACGTCTCGCACGACCCCATCGACTTTGACGGCTCCGCCCGCGGCTCGACTTTTGAGCGTTGGACCCATGAGATCCGCCGGGCCGCGCTCAAAAGGGGCCGAGACCTTACCGAGGCGAAGCAGTATCCGGCTTGGTGCCGCGACGCGGGCTTCGTGGACGTCACCGAGGAGCTCATCCCGGTGCCGTGCGGCCCCTGGGCCAAAGACCCGCGACTCAAGGCCATCGGGAGGCGATGGATGGTCACCTGGACGGGCGTGCTGAGCGCGCTCAGTAAGCTCTTCGCATCCGAGGGCTTGGTGCAGGATGGTATCGAGGGGCTCCAGGAGGAAGCGATGCGCGAGTGTCTGGATCCAAACATTCACCTCGGGTTTGTGCT GCGTGTTACGTATGGACGGAAGCCAGCCTAG
- a CDS encoding uncharacterized protein (EggNog:ENOG503P43N~COG:Q), with product MPSSPPPPSPRRKDRLLVVIGSGPGIGAHVAAAFAARGFNRVALVARNQAKLNRDRAAIVEQQQEGCAGVHVGTYATDITDHVAFHNTLNRMDEDMGSPAECVFYNAATVRPSALLETSEVDMEQEFKVTCTSLHATAKHYVPQLLKLAETDPSARPSLLITGSHLPHRPDPEAFVLSMTKAAQRNMAQSMEHKFGPRGVHVGLVTVCGVVDPQKKRLNPRFIADRAWDLFNQPREQQEFEVIIQEEGQEGQEEFEVSIRQGQH from the exons atgccgtcgtcgccaccgccgccatcaccgcgTCGAAAGGaccgcctgctcgtcgtcatcggctcCGGGCCGGGCATCGGcgcgcacgtcgccgccgcctttgccgcccgcggcttcaaccgcgtcgccctcgtcgcgcgcaaccaggccaagctcaacagggaccgcgccgccattgtcgagcagcagcaggaaggCTGCGCGGGCGTCCACGTCGGCACGTACGCGACCGACATCACCGACCACGTCGCCTTCCACAACACCCTCAACAGgatggacgaggacatggGCTCCCCCGCCGAGTGCGTCTTCTACAACGCCGCGACGGTCCGgccctcggcgctgctggagaCGAGCGAGGTCGACATGGAGCAGGAATTCAAG GTTACGTGCACGAGCCTCCACGCAACGGCCAAGCACTACGTCCCGCAGCTCCTCAAGCTCGCCGAGACGGACCCCTCCGCGCGGCCCTCGCTGCTCATCACGGGCTCGCACCTCCCCCACCGACCCGACCCGGAAGCCTTCGTCCTGTCCATGACCAAGGCGGCCCAGCGAAACATGGCGCAGTCGATGGAGCACAAGTTTGGGCCCAGGGGCGtgcacgtcggcctcgtgaccgtctgcggcgtcgtcgacccgcAGAAGAAGCGGCTGAACCCGCGCTTCATCGCGGACCGCGCCTGGGACCTGTTCAACCAGCcgagggagcagcaggagtTTGAGGTGATTatccaagaagaaggacaagaaggacaagaagagTTTGAGGTGTCTAtacgacaaggacaacacTAG
- the rho4 gene encoding RHO4 protein (EggNog:ENOG503NW37~COG:U): MMASYQQQNNSYYAPAAYDQPPRRDQRTRSSEGTVSTTMSSSSGRESAGTHITEAPTYSKKIVVVGDGGCGKTCLLISYSQGYFPEKYVPTVFENYITYPTHSPTGKTVELALWDTAGQEEYDRLRPLSYPETDLIFVCFAIDCPNSLDNVLDKWYPEVLHFCPYTPLVLVGLKSDLRHKKTCIDMLKTQGLTPVTTEQGMTVAKKMGAQYMECSSKEMRGVDEIFERAILTVVANDRRNQEAMAPPRTSAGERSRTPLPGMGVPRRKKRKCQFL, from the exons ATGATGGCGTCGTATCAACAACAAAACAACTCATACTACGCCCCCGCGGCATAtgaccagccgccgcgtcgcgacCAGCGCACACGCTCCAGCGAAGGCACCGTCAGCACAACTATGAGCTCCTCTTCGGGCCGCGAGTCCGCTGGCACGCACATCACCGAGGCGCCCACCTACTCCAAGAAGattgtcgttgtcggcgatggcggctgcggcaagaCTTGCCTTCTCATAAGCTACAGCCAAGGTTACTTCCCAGAG AAATACGTCCCTACTGTGTTTGAGAACTACATCACCTACCCGACGCACTCCCCCACTGGAAAGACAGTCGAGCTCGCCCTGTGGGACACTGCCGGTCAAGAAGAGTACGACAGGCTGCGGCCGCTTTCGTACCCGGAGACGGATCTCATATTCGTCTGCTTCGCCATCGACTGCCCCAACTCACTTGACAATGTCCTCGACAAG TGGTATCCTGAAGTGCTCCATTTCTGCCCCTACACGCCCCTCGTTCTCGTCGGTCTCAAGTCGGACCTGCGGCATAAGAAGACATGCATCGACATGCTCAAGACCCAGGGTCTTACGCCCGTCACCACGGAGCAAGGTATGACTGTCGCCAAGAAGATGGGTGCCCAGTACATGGagtgcagcagcaaggaaatgcgcggcgtcgacgagatcTTTGAGCGCGCCATCCTCActgtcgtcgccaacgacaGAAGGAACCAGGAAGCCATGGCACCGCCTCGGACCTCTGCGGGTGAGCGTTCACGGACGCCTCTGCCTGGCATGGGCGTTCCGAGGCGCAAGAAGAGAAAGTGTCAGTTCCTCTGA
- the DAD1 gene encoding Dolichyl-diphosphooligosaccharide-protein glycosyltransferase subunit dad1 (COG:S~EggNog:ENOG503P70A) has translation MASSHQRSASTAMDAAPSGARDRTTTTTTTTTYFEQHREALIGDIAMSFEHVLANINKLNRSLEAVIAVGNEFSSVEALWSQFENVMAKDQEGADSGNRPQGGEQQQQRQQQQQRDGER, from the exons ATGGCGTCATCCCACCAGCgctccgcctccaccgccatggacgcggcgccgtcgggaGCGCGCGatcggacgacgacgacgacgacgacgacgacgtacTTTGAGCAGCACCGCGAGGCGCTCATCGGTGACATTGCCATG AGCTTCGagcacgtcctcgccaacaTCAATAAGCTGAACCGGtccctcgaggccgtcatcgcG GTCGGCAACGAGTTCTCATCAGTCGAGGCCCTATGGTCGCAGTTCGAAAACGTCATGGCAAAGGACCAGGAGGGGGCCGACAGTGGCAACAGgccgcagggcggcgagcagcagcagcaacgacagcagcaacaacaacgcgATGGCGAGCGGTGA